A region of the Thermodesulfobacteriota bacterium genome:
CGGTGATTTATTCATCGGCCTATGGTTATACGGTGGAAAAAATCGCCTATAAACCGCTGCGTTATGCCCCGAGGCTGTCCGCCCTGATCAGTGCCATCGGTATGTCGCTTTTTCTGCAAAACTATGTTCTGTTGGCACAGACCTCCGATTTTCTTCCATTTCCCAGCTTGATTCCCGACTTTGAGTTTTTAGAACCCTATGCGCACATTATCAGATCCACGGAGATAGTCATTGTGGCTACAACCACGGTTGTCATGATTCTGCTGACCTTTCTTATTAAATTTACCAAGATCGGCAAGGCCATGCGCGCCACTGCCCAGGACAGAAACATGGCCATGCTGGTTGGGGTGGATGTTAATCGGGTCATTTCCGTCACTTTTATCGTCGGGTCTGCCACCGCCGCACTGGGTGGGGTGCTGATTGCCTCTCATATCGGTCAGATCAACTTTTATATTGGCTTTATAGCCGGTATAAAGGCATTTGTTGCCGCAGTACTCGGCGGAATCGGCAGTATCCCCGGAGCAGTTTTGGGAAGCCTGGTTCTTGGGTGGACCGAAAGTTTTTTTACCGGCTATGTTTCCAGCGATTACGAAGATGTTTTTGCCTTTTTGTTTCTGGTTTTTATTCTGATATTCAAGCCGTCAGGTATTATGGGGCGTTCTGAGCAGGAGAAGGTATAGAATTGATTAAAATCGATGAAATAAAAAAATCTTTTTTTGTCTCGCTCTGGTTTATGTTTTTGACCTTTCCCATCATGGTGATCCGGGTCAATACCATTGAAAAAGTGATCCAATGGCGCTGGGAAAGGATGTTTTTTATCGGAGTCGGAACTTTTATTCTTTCCTTTGTCTGGCGTTATCTCATAAAGCGAAAAGAGCTGGGGATAAAAAAGGCGGAAGCCGGTGATGTGGGGAAAGCACCATTAAGCCAGCGGATTTTTGAAGAACGGCGGGTCTATATACCCGCTCTGATCGCGGTGGCTGTTTTTATTATCGCCTTTCCCTTTGTTTTTTCCATGTACCAGACCAATATCATGCTGACCGCACTTATTTATATCATGTGCGGGCTGGGCCTTAACATCGTTGTGGGCCTGGCCGGTCTTCTCGATCTTGGATACGTTGCTTTTTACGCGGTGGGAGCCTATGGCTATGCATTATTGAACTATCATTTTGGCGTCAGTTTCTGGTTTGCACTTCCCATTGGTGCAAGTATCGGCTTTTTCTTTGGAATACTGTTAGGCTATCCGGTGCTTCGTTTGCGGGGAGACTACCTGGCCATTGTTACCCTGGGTTTTGGAGAAATCATACGGCTTATTTTGGAGAACTGGAATGAATTTTCTTTTGGGCCCAGTGGTATTGCCAATATTCCGCGGCCGGGATTTTTCGGTATCCAGTTTTCTCTTCACCATGCCACCATTTATATCTATTTTATCATGATTGCCCTGGTTATTTTTACCATTTTTGTGGTGAGCAGGCTGCAAAATTCCAGAATAGGAAGGGCTTGGATTGCTTTGCGTGAAGACGAAGTGGCTTGCCAGGCCATGGGAATTGACAAAACCAAGACCAAGTTGACCGCATTTGCTTTGGGGGCCACATGGGCCGGAATGGCCGGCGTCCTTTTTGCCGCCAAGACCACCTTTATCAATCCGGCCAGTTTCACTTTGTGGGAGTCGATCTTTTTCCTGTGTGTGGTGGTGTTGGGAGGAATGGGATCGGTTACCGGGGTTATTTTCGGTGCACTTATATTGGTTCTTTTACCTGAATACCTCAGGGTATTTGCCGAATACCGTATTCTTTTATTTGGAGCTGTTCTGGTGGTCATGATGGTTTTTCGTCCCGGCGGCATTATCACCAACGTGCGCAGAACATATAAGTTTGAAGGTTTAGCTAAGAATAATAAATAATAAAATATGGAACCGATACTGGAAGTTAATAATCTGACCATGCAATTCGGGGGGCTGCGGGCACTGGAAGATCTCGACCTTGATGTGAAAGAGGGAGAAATCGTTGCCTTGATCGGCCCCAACGGCGCGGGGAAAACCACTTTTTTTAACTGTATTACCGGAATTCATCAGCCGACCAAAGGGGATATGTTTATTTCACCACCCGGGAAAGAACGAAAAAGTATCAATGGATTAAAGCCGAACCGTGTTACCGAAAGGGGTATGGCGCGAACATTTCAGAATATTCGTCTGTTTCCCAATATGACCGTTCTGGAAAATGTAATGATCGGGCGGCATTGCAGAATGTCCGCGGGTATTTTAGGTGCCGTATTCAGAGGCGGATCAACTGTCAGGGAAGAAAAGAAAGTGGTGGAAGACAGTTATGCCATGCTGGAAAAGATAGGACTGACTAAATATGTCAATGAGCTTGCCATGAACCTTCCCTATGGCGCCCAGCGGCGCCTTGAAATCGCACGGGCCATGGCTACCGAGCCTTTTTTACTCCTTCTTGACGAGCCGGCTGCCGGTATGAATGTTAAGGAAACCCGGGAGCTTGATGAGTTGATTTTGCAGATTCGCGACCAAGAAAAAGTATCCATACTTCTGATTGAACATGATATGAAACTGGTGATGAGTTTGTCTGATCGTATTTTTGTGGTCGATTACGGAAAGAAAATTGCCCAGGGAACGCCGGATGAGATCCAACACAATCCTGCGGTGATTAAGGCCTATCTTGGAGAAGATATCGATGCTTAAGCTTAAGAACGTACAGACTTTTTATGGAAACATCCAGGCGTTGAAAGATGTGACCATTGAGATATCCGAAGGAGAAATCATTACCTTAATCGGCGCAAACGGGGCAGGAAAAACCACCACACTGATGTCGGTTTGCGGTGTGGTCCCTCCGAGATCAGGTGAAATTTATTTCCTGGGCCAACCGATACATCATACTCCGCCCAACCAGATCGTTTCCCTCGGGGTCTGTCAGGTTCCTGAGGGTCGACGTATTTTCCCCTATTTGACCGTTTTGGAAAACCTGGATATGGGGGCATTTCTACGAACAGATAAGACCGGCATCAAAAAAGATTTAGAATATGTGTTCGAGCTTTTCCCTATTCTGGCCGAACGACGGCATCAGGCAGGCGGAACGCTCAGCGGCGGGGAACAACAAATGCTTGCGGTTTCCAGAGCGATCATGTCCAAACCAAGGTTGCTTTTACTGGACGAACCTTCATTGGGTCTTGCACCACTGGTGGTTAAACAGATTTTCAGTATTATCAAAAAGATCAATAGCGAAAACAAGACCACCATTTTTCTGGTTGAACAAAATGCCAATCTAGCCCTCAAAGTGGCCCACAGGGGGTATGTCATGGAAACCGGTCGAATCACTCTGTCCGATTCAGCGTCAAATCTTCTGTCCAATGAACAGGTTAAAAAAGCCTATCTGGGGCAGTAGGTCCCGGCACCTGCAAGACAGTGGTTTAAAAGTGCTGTTTTGTAAAGGTCTCTAAAATTTAAAAGCACGAAATCTGTCCATTTTGCAAGATTGGGCGAAACCAATCCGAATATCCAGCGTCCTGATTTCTTACACTTATACTGTTTCTCATAAATTTTCATGCCCGACTGGGCACAACGAAGCATGAAACCAAAGGCTCGACCGGGGAATCGCCTATTTGCCCGGTACAAAACTTAACCAATGAGATCGGTATCGTACACGCCCCCTATCTTCTCAGTTAAATCGATACAGGCAGAGACGATCAACGCCGCCGTGGTATTCTGTCCTTTGGGGCTGGTTCAAATCTAATTGAAGTCTGCCTCAGGCAGACCGTACGTTTATTTATAGATCAGATTATTAAATTTTGTACTGGGCAAATAGGCGATTCCCCGGTCGAGTCAAGCTACGTTTGAAAAACGAATGTTTATTTCTAATGAGTATGTGCCGAAATATGGAATTGCAGTATATGTGGTTGTAGAAAAAACCATTTACCTGACAGAACGCCTTTTAACTACCACTATAAGGAGGTCCCTATGAAAAAAATGATACCCATTATTTTGTGTCTGCTGCTGATCGTTCCGACTGCCTCTTATGCACTGGGTCTTGAATTCGCGGTTGGTGCCTGGAAGCAGTCTCCTGAGGGTTTTATGTCATATGAGCAGCTCACCATCGACGATGAGCTGGATCTGGAAAGAGATTGCAATTATGACGATGAAACCCGTTTCAGCGGAAGAATGAAGATCGATATGCCCCTGGCTCTACCGAATATATATCTTATGGCCTCTCCCATCGAGTTTGACGGTACGGGCTCGAAAACGGTTAGTTTTAAATTCGGTGATGATACATTCAATGCAACTGATCCATTTTATTCCAAGCTCACCCTTGACCATTATGATGTGGGTTTTTACTATGGGATTCCCGCCATTGAAACCCTATCCGCTGAAACGCTTAATCTGGATCTGGGGCTTAATATCAGGATTTATGATTTTGAAGCCCAAATTAGGCAGGATACAGCAGGCCTGGAGGAATCAGAAGACTTTACCCTTCCTGTTCCCATGGTTTACCTTGCATTGCAGGTAAAACCGGTGGATAAACTTTCCATTGAAGCAGAGGCCAGAGGAATTTCATACAGCGGAAACCAGCTGTACAGCCTCATCGGTAGGGTGAAGCTTAATATTTTTGGACCGCTGTTTACCGCTGCAGGGTATCGATATGACAAACTGAAAATTGACGAAGAAGACGTTGAAGTGGATGTTGATTTTAGCGGGCCGTTTGTTGAAGCCGGGTTTAAGTTTTGATGGCGTGGTAAAAATTACCGCCATTTCGCTGATTCGGTTTTTCAGGAACTTGACATACTATAGCTATCGGCTTGTTCCTGAAAAACCACCGCGCCGCATTTTATTTACTTTTCCATCCGGGGTTTACGAGGAGACTGGGCTTTGAGGATAATCTCCACTCGCCGGTTTTTACTCCTTCCCTCTGCTGTATCATTGGGTTCCCGTGGACGATATTCGCCATACCCCATGGCTGAAATGCGCGAGGGTTTTATATACGTTTTGTGCAACAGAAATTCTGCCACAGAAGCAGCGCGGGCAATGGACAATTCAAGGTTTGACTTATAGATCCAGTTGCTTCTCAGCGGGACATTGTCGGTATGACCGGTAACGGTTATGTTGCCTTTTGTTTTTTGCAAAACCGACCCTATCTTTCGTAACAACGGCTTCATCTGCTGTTTAATATCTGCTTTGCCGGAATCAAAGGTTGTTTCGCCCATCAGCCGGACACTTATTTCTTTATCACCGACTTCCACCTGAATCAAATTTTTCATGCCCTGTGAAAGGGTCTCTACGGCTTTCTTAAGCTCTTCTCCAATGGTTTTCTTTTCCTGGGTGACAATAAACTCTTCACGCTGCTGGATGGCAATGAGCTCCTGGTCAAAATCCTTGGCGATTATCTTCATTCCTTTGGCAGGCTCCATGGTTTTGACCTTGCGCTGAACCCCAAAGGCATTTCTCAGGGACCCGGCCACCTGCTTGTATATGGCTCTATCCATTTCAGAAAAAGAGAGTAAAAGAACAAAAAAGCACAGAAGCAGGCTCATCAGGTCTCCGAAAGTAACCACCCAAGCAGGTGCGCCTTCACTGACTTCCATTTCGAGTTGTTTAATTTTTGCATTTAACTCGTTATTCATGTTTTGCCTTTGTTGTTTCGGCTTTATTCCGATCCTTGGGTGAGAGGTAGATTCTTAGCGACTGATCGAGTACCATGGGAGAAATTCCCTGGGCGATTCCAAGGGCTGCCTCACGAATGATACTTTTGTTGTCCTGCTCCTGCTGACTTCTAAAAGCGAGTTTTTCTGCGATGGGGAGGCAAACAAGGTTGGCGATAAGAGCGCCATAAAGTGTGGTGAGCAGTGCAACAGCCATGGCAGGACCGATGCTGCTGGGATCAGCCATGGAGGCCAGCATCTGCACCAGGCCGATTAACGTTCCGATCATTCCAAAGGCCGGTGCCGATGAGCCCATGCCCTTAAAAACACGCTGGCCGACAGAATGACGCTGCACCGTCAGACGGATATCCTTATTAAGCATATCCTCAATAAGGCCCTCATCAATACCGTCAGACAAATATTGAACGGCCTTGGCAGTGAATTCGTCTTCTGTTTTTTCATTTTCAAGAGCGATCAGCCCTTCTTTTTTAGCAATTTTTGCCAGGGCAACCAGTCGGGTAACCGTCTCATCAGGGGGTTCCATTTTAACTAAAAAGGCCTTCATGGCCACTTTTATGGTATTAATCACATCTCCCATGGAAAATTTAATAAAACATGTGGCCAAAGTACCTCCAATAACAATCAGAAATCCGGGAATGTTGATGAATATCATGGCACTGCCGCCGATAATGACGGCAGAAAGCACTAAAGCAGATCCTCCTACAAGCCCAATGATGGTTGCAATATCCATTCTATACCCTCATATTTGGTTATTTCACAAAAAATATTTTCATAAAACTTATCAAATTAGTAAAAAGTCATTTTTCACCACTGATCTCGCAGAGATTGCAGAGAATAAATTTTTTCTTAAATAAGGATCTCTGTGTGCTCCGTGTACTCGATGGTAAATTCGGTTTTTTACGAGTTCATCTAACTCACGTTTTCAGTTTTAGAATTTATAAACGCATACCGTATCTGCAATGCAATCCAGCTTGCGATAGTTGATCAACTTTTCGATCCCATGGTTGGTTAGCTTAGTGAGGCCGGGCAACACAAGGGCCCCGCTTTTCATGCGGACACTACTTGTTAGCACCATCCCTTCCTTAAGATCATCCAATGAAATTTTTAAAAAATCTTTTTCTTCTTCCTGTTTAATATTTTCCAGATTTATTTCCAGCAGGTAATCTACCAGGTCGCTGTCGAGTTGATACCCCCGTTGCTGTTGCAGTCTGTCCGGGATATCGTTCAGAGGAATTTTCCACTTTTTAACCAGACTGTCGTAGTTGGAGGCAGCAGAGATAATCCTGGACAATAATGGTATTTGTTCTCCTTTCAATCCGTCCGGATAGCCGCGACCGTTTACCTGTTCATGGTGGCTTCTTACCAGTATGGAAACAGGCTTTAGCAATTCGATTTCCTGTAAAATGATTTCTCCCTGGACCGGGTGAGACATATAAAGTTTTTTTTCATCTCCATTCATTTCAGTTCTTTTCTTTGATACTATGTCCTTGGGTAAACCGACCATACCGATATCGTGGAGCAGTCCGGCAGCCTCTAGAACAGGCAAATCGTCCTGGGGAACATCAGGGTGAAGTTTGGCAAGTCTTACGCACAGTTTGGCAACCCGTTTGCAATGTCCTCCCAGTTGTTCGTCTACCACTTCAATTAAATTGGTAAACATTTGAATGGTCTGATAATAGTTTCTTTCTATTTCAGTGTGCTGGTCATGAAGTTTTTTTTCCAGGCTGATAAGTCTTTCGCCGATTTTGATGCGCGCTCTAAATTCTTTATTGTTGACCGGTTTGGTAATGTAGTCATCGGCTCCGACCTCAAGACCCTGAATAATATCCTGTTGCGTATTCCTGGCACTGACCAGAATAATATATATGTAGTTGTTGAACTCGCTGTCGCGAATTTTTCGGCACAGCTCCAGCCCATTCATTTTGGGCATCATCCAGTCTGTCACCACCATGTCCACACTGGTGGACAAAAGCGTTTTCCAGGCAGCGCTTCCGTTTTCCGTCACATAGACCGTATGCCCCCAATCTTGGAGAATTTTTTCTAAAAACTGTCTTGCAGGTGCCTGATCCTCTACAACCAGTATGTGCATGAGTTATCACCATGAGTAATGGAAAGGTCATCAATGCCTGTTTGAAATTCGGGTTTTTTGTTTGATAGCTAATATATCGGCAACAAGAAGGAAAAACTTAAGAAATTTGTTGCAAAAAGAGAAAACCTTTCATCACCGGAAACGTGAAATAGGAAAGCGGAAATTGGGAACAGATAAAACGAGGCGATGCGTTGGATATCGATAAGTTGGCAGACCGGTTGTCAGGTACTATCTGGCGCGACTTTGATCACCGGTTCTATAGTTAAACTCGACCTGATGTTGAATATTTTGGGGAAAATTACTATAATATTGACGTTTGGTTAACGCTTAGATATTTCGCCATATCAGAACAGATAAAATCCAATCGCCTTGTCACTCGGGTCGGAGGGGTGAACGGATACAAACTCAATTCCAAATTCAAGGCCAAAGTCTTTTTTAATGATACATTCTTTTTTAATAAGAGATCGGTTTTTATCGTCCAGGTGAAATTCCACCATAATCTTGTCACCAACTATAAATTCTCTCTTTGTATTAAGTTTTATTCTTAAACCGGTGCGGGATACATCGGTGACGACCATGGTCCCCTTGTCTTTCGGGATGTCGGAAACAATATGAATGAAGGTTCCGGGAAAATTGGATTTTTTCCTGAATTGTTTTCTTTTTTCTATCAAAGCATAATAGATATTCCCGCAGGCGCACTTTACCTTTACCCTTTCTGCTTTTTCCAGATTTTCATATTTTGCAACTTCAACCGTTCTCGGTTTATTGCATTTAGGGCATTCAAAGGTAATGGTATTATCACTGCTGATAAAAGCTTTTTGCATTTTTCCCTTACTCCTTGAAATAAAGTTAAAGGATTACTGCTGCGTCACTCTCAACACCTCCTCAATGGTAGTCATGCCTGATAATATTTTTAACACCCCATCTTGACGCAGCGAAACCATTCCGCTTTTTAACGCAGCACTTTTTATCAGGTTTGAGTCAAATGTTTTCAGTATAAGGTTTTTAAGCTGATCACTTAAAACCATGATTTCAAAAAGGCCGATCCTGCCCTTGTAACCTGTATTTAGACATTCTTTACATCCGTTTGCTTTACAAATATGACCCCTTTGGGTTTGATCCGCATTAATTCCGATTCTGCTGAGAGCGATACTTTCCGGGAGATAGCTCTTTTTGCAACTACTGCACAGGACACGGGCCAGTCTTTGGGCGACCACAGCAAGGACCGAAGATGAGATTAAAAAAGGCTCCACACCCATATCGACTAAACGGGTAATGGCGCTGGCCGCATCATTGGTATGAAGTGTGGAAAAGACAAGATGCCCGGTGAGGGCAGACTGGACAGCGATCTCTGCGGTTTCTCGATCCCGAATTTCACCGATGAGAATCACATCGGGGTCCTGCCTTACAATGGATCTCAGCCCCTGGGCAAAGGTCAGATCAATCTTGGGGTTGACCTGAATCTGACTAACACCCTTAAGCTGGTATTCAACCGGGTCTTCAACAGTGATTATATTTATTTCCGGTGTGTTGATGGATGATAAAATGGCATAAAGGGATGTGGTCTTGCCGCTTCCGGTAGGGCCGGTGACCAGAATGATTCCGTTGGGAGATTTAACCAGGTTTTCCAGAAGTTTAAGCTTTTTTGGCAGCAGACCAAGATTGGAAAGGGTAAATAATTTAGCTGTCTTATTCAGCAGTCTGAGCACCACACGTTCCCCAAATGAAATAGGAATGGTGGAAACTCGAACATCGATATCCTGGTCTCCCATTTTTACTTCCAGGCGGCCGTCTTGAGGAAGCCGTTTTTCGGCAATATTCATCTCAGCCATCACCTTAATTCTCGATATCAATGGGGCCTGGATCCATTTTGGAGGAGTGAGCAGGTCGTACAGAATGCCGTCCACACGGTATCGCACCTTAAAACTGTCCTGATAGGGTTCGATATGAATATCACTTGCGCGGGCTTTGATTGATTGGGAAAGGATGTGGTTTACCAGCTTTATAATCGGCGCAGAACTGGTGTCATCCAAAAGATCTGCGGTATCCTCAATTTCACTGATAATAGAACTGCCGTTTTCTTCCATATCCTGGACGAGTTGTTCGGCGGAATCTCTGTTCAAGTCATAAGCCAGATTTATGGCGGAAAGTATGGCAGTTTTGGTTGAAAGAACGATATCGTAATCGTTCAGTCCGAGAATGTTCACCAGGTCATCAAGAGGTTGAAAGGATGTGGGATCGTTAATGGCAATGATACATTGCGTTTTGAAATGACTTTTTTTTTCAGCTTTTCTTTGATTCGGAATAATCGCATTTTCAAGATCTGCTTGTCGGGAACTGTTGGCAAGGGGAACCATGGTAAATTTTTTTAGAAACTGGATCGGGACGTTTGCGGTCACATCATTTCCAATAGTTTCCAAGGAAAGCTCAGGCCAAAAAGGAATATTATATTGAATGCTTAAGGCTTCAAGGAGTTGTGATTCAGTAATTATTTTTTTCCTTAAGAGTATTTCTCCGGTGTTTTCGCCTTTTTCCTTTTTAATCTGCTGCGTTTCATCCAAAATCTGCTGGGAAATGCCGAAACGATCGCTCAGTATTTGTGACAGGTGTGTGATCATCGCCCATCCGGTTCCCGGGAAGTGGAAGTACTTTTTTTTGTGTTTGTTTTATACATTTTAATACTTCCTTTTTCGACTTCACTAATTTTTTCTTTCTTCTGATTATACAACTTTTGGGCATCGGCTCTATTATTTATCACATGAGGAGTCAGGAACACGAAAAGATTGGTCTTTTCTCTCCCTTTTTTCCTCGATTTAAAAAGCCAGCCCAGCAGGGGAATATCTCCGAGTATGGGAACTTTGTACTCGGTTTTAGAAAAGCTGTCGTCAATAAGCCCGCCGATGACCACCGTGGAGTTGTCATCCACAATTACGGTGGTA
Encoded here:
- a CDS encoding branched-chain amino acid ABC transporter permease LivH (LivHMGF is the membrane component of the LIV-I/LS branched-chain amino acid transporter), whose amino-acid sequence is MDYFLELFLGGLTRGSIYALIALGYTMVYGIIQLINFAHGEIYMIGAFTALIVAGVLTMLGWNHIAIIVIAAFIAVIYSSAYGYTVEKIAYKPLRYAPRLSALISAIGMSLFLQNYVLLAQTSDFLPFPSLIPDFEFLEPYAHIIRSTEIVIVATTTVVMILLTFLIKFTKIGKAMRATAQDRNMAMLVGVDVNRVISVTFIVGSATAALGGVLIASHIGQINFYIGFIAGIKAFVAAVLGGIGSIPGAVLGSLVLGWTESFFTGYVSSDYEDVFAFLFLVFILIFKPSGIMGRSEQEKV
- a CDS encoding branched-chain amino acid ABC transporter permease, whose translation is MIKIDEIKKSFFVSLWFMFLTFPIMVIRVNTIEKVIQWRWERMFFIGVGTFILSFVWRYLIKRKELGIKKAEAGDVGKAPLSQRIFEERRVYIPALIAVAVFIIAFPFVFSMYQTNIMLTALIYIMCGLGLNIVVGLAGLLDLGYVAFYAVGAYGYALLNYHFGVSFWFALPIGASIGFFFGILLGYPVLRLRGDYLAIVTLGFGEIIRLILENWNEFSFGPSGIANIPRPGFFGIQFSLHHATIYIYFIMIALVIFTIFVVSRLQNSRIGRAWIALREDEVACQAMGIDKTKTKLTAFALGATWAGMAGVLFAAKTTFINPASFTLWESIFFLCVVVLGGMGSVTGVIFGALILVLLPEYLRVFAEYRILLFGAVLVVMMVFRPGGIITNVRRTYKFEGLAKNNK
- a CDS encoding ABC transporter ATP-binding protein, with amino-acid sequence MEPILEVNNLTMQFGGLRALEDLDLDVKEGEIVALIGPNGAGKTTFFNCITGIHQPTKGDMFISPPGKERKSINGLKPNRVTERGMARTFQNIRLFPNMTVLENVMIGRHCRMSAGILGAVFRGGSTVREEKKVVEDSYAMLEKIGLTKYVNELAMNLPYGAQRRLEIARAMATEPFLLLLDEPAAGMNVKETRELDELILQIRDQEKVSILLIEHDMKLVMSLSDRIFVVDYGKKIAQGTPDEIQHNPAVIKAYLGEDIDA
- a CDS encoding ABC transporter ATP-binding protein; translated protein: MLKLKNVQTFYGNIQALKDVTIEISEGEIITLIGANGAGKTTTLMSVCGVVPPRSGEIYFLGQPIHHTPPNQIVSLGVCQVPEGRRIFPYLTVLENLDMGAFLRTDKTGIKKDLEYVFELFPILAERRHQAGGTLSGGEQQMLAVSRAIMSKPRLLLLDEPSLGLAPLVVKQIFSIIKKINSENKTTIFLVEQNANLALKVAHRGYVMETGRITLSDSASNLLSNEQVKKAYLGQ
- a CDS encoding TIGR04219 family outer membrane beta-barrel protein, which gives rise to MKKMIPIILCLLLIVPTASYALGLEFAVGAWKQSPEGFMSYEQLTIDDELDLERDCNYDDETRFSGRMKIDMPLALPNIYLMASPIEFDGTGSKTVSFKFGDDTFNATDPFYSKLTLDHYDVGFYYGIPAIETLSAETLNLDLGLNIRIYDFEAQIRQDTAGLEESEDFTLPVPMVYLALQVKPVDKLSIEAEARGISYSGNQLYSLIGRVKLNIFGPLFTAAGYRYDKLKIDEEDVEVDVDFSGPFVEAGFKF
- a CDS encoding OmpA family protein, which encodes MNNELNAKIKQLEMEVSEGAPAWVVTFGDLMSLLLCFFVLLLSFSEMDRAIYKQVAGSLRNAFGVQRKVKTMEPAKGMKIIAKDFDQELIAIQQREEFIVTQEKKTIGEELKKAVETLSQGMKNLIQVEVGDKEISVRLMGETTFDSGKADIKQQMKPLLRKIGSVLQKTKGNITVTGHTDNVPLRSNWIYKSNLELSIARAASVAEFLLHKTYIKPSRISAMGYGEYRPREPNDTAEGRSKNRRVEIILKAQSPRKPRMEK
- a CDS encoding MotA/TolQ/ExbB proton channel family protein, with the protein product MDIATIIGLVGGSALVLSAVIIGGSAMIFINIPGFLIVIGGTLATCFIKFSMGDVINTIKVAMKAFLVKMEPPDETVTRLVALAKIAKKEGLIALENEKTEDEFTAKAVQYLSDGIDEGLIEDMLNKDIRLTVQRHSVGQRVFKGMGSSAPAFGMIGTLIGLVQMLASMADPSSIGPAMAVALLTTLYGALIANLVCLPIAEKLAFRSQQEQDNKSIIREAALGIAQGISPMVLDQSLRIYLSPKDRNKAETTKAKHE
- a CDS encoding response regulator, with the translated sequence MHILVVEDQAPARQFLEKILQDWGHTVYVTENGSAAWKTLLSTSVDMVVTDWMMPKMNGLELCRKIRDSEFNNYIYIILVSARNTQQDIIQGLEVGADDYITKPVNNKEFRARIKIGERLISLEKKLHDQHTEIERNYYQTIQMFTNLIEVVDEQLGGHCKRVAKLCVRLAKLHPDVPQDDLPVLEAAGLLHDIGMVGLPKDIVSKKRTEMNGDEKKLYMSHPVQGEIILQEIELLKPVSILVRSHHEQVNGRGYPDGLKGEQIPLLSRIISAASNYDSLVKKWKIPLNDIPDRLQQQRGYQLDSDLVDYLLEINLENIKQEEEKDFLKISLDDLKEGMVLTSSVRMKSGALVLPGLTKLTNHGIEKLINYRKLDCIADTVCVYKF
- a CDS encoding PilZ domain-containing protein → MQKAFISSDNTITFECPKCNKPRTVEVAKYENLEKAERVKVKCACGNIYYALIEKRKQFRKKSNFPGTFIHIVSDIPKDKGTMVVTDVSRTGLRIKLNTKREFIVGDKIMVEFHLDDKNRSLIKKECIIKKDFGLEFGIEFVSVHPSDPSDKAIGFYLF
- the gspE gene encoding type II secretion system ATPase GspE, with translation MITHLSQILSDRFGISQQILDETQQIKKEKGENTGEILLRKKIITESQLLEALSIQYNIPFWPELSLETIGNDVTANVPIQFLKKFTMVPLANSSRQADLENAIIPNQRKAEKKSHFKTQCIIAINDPTSFQPLDDLVNILGLNDYDIVLSTKTAILSAINLAYDLNRDSAEQLVQDMEENGSSIISEIEDTADLLDDTSSAPIIKLVNHILSQSIKARASDIHIEPYQDSFKVRYRVDGILYDLLTPPKWIQAPLISRIKVMAEMNIAEKRLPQDGRLEVKMGDQDIDVRVSTIPISFGERVVLRLLNKTAKLFTLSNLGLLPKKLKLLENLVKSPNGIILVTGPTGSGKTTSLYAILSSINTPEINIITVEDPVEYQLKGVSQIQVNPKIDLTFAQGLRSIVRQDPDVILIGEIRDRETAEIAVQSALTGHLVFSTLHTNDAASAITRLVDMGVEPFLISSSVLAVVAQRLARVLCSSCKKSYLPESIALSRIGINADQTQRGHICKANGCKECLNTGYKGRIGLFEIMVLSDQLKNLILKTFDSNLIKSAALKSGMVSLRQDGVLKILSGMTTIEEVLRVTQQ